From Burkholderia pseudomultivorans, the proteins below share one genomic window:
- a CDS encoding helix-turn-helix domain-containing protein, giving the protein MAKARSARAREDRYAPVRHTAEDTAGLLADPTLKAEYDALEEEFTALRALLDARKEAGLTQAQVAERMGTTTSAVSRLEASLSSEKHSPSFATLRKYAAACGKKLVISFA; this is encoded by the coding sequence ATGGCTAAGGCCCGCTCCGCACGCGCCAGGGAGGACCGGTATGCACCGGTCCGACACACTGCCGAAGACACCGCCGGTCTGCTCGCCGACCCCACCCTCAAGGCGGAATACGACGCGCTGGAAGAGGAATTCACCGCGCTTCGCGCGTTGCTGGACGCGCGTAAAGAGGCAGGATTGACGCAGGCTCAGGTCGCCGAGCGAATGGGAACCACGACATCCGCCGTCTCCAGGCTCGAGGCCTCGTTGTCGAGCGAAAAGCACTCGCCGTCGTTTGCGACGTTGCGCAAGTATGCCGCGGCGTGCGGGAAGAAGCTCGTCATTTCGTTTGCGTGA
- a CDS encoding type II toxin-antitoxin system RelE/ParE family toxin: protein MKNWTILYYSERVKRDVFALPTGILAGYLRLIEMMEEYGADLRMPHSRAMGDGLFELRPRGREGVGRVFYCSQVGNELVILHSFVKKTQETPGDELRIAHRRMKEVRNHG from the coding sequence ATGAAGAACTGGACGATCCTGTATTACAGCGAACGTGTGAAGCGCGACGTATTTGCTTTGCCCACGGGCATTCTCGCGGGCTACCTTCGTCTGATCGAAATGATGGAGGAATACGGCGCGGATCTACGGATGCCGCATTCGCGGGCGATGGGAGACGGATTGTTCGAATTGCGCCCGAGAGGCCGTGAAGGTGTCGGGCGCGTGTTTTATTGCTCGCAGGTGGGAAATGAACTCGTCATCCTGCATTCCTTCGTCAAGAAGACGCAGGAAACGCCTGGCGACGAGCTACGCATTGCCCACCGGCGGATGAAGGAGGTTCGCAACCATGGCTAA
- a CDS encoding peptidylprolyl isomerase, whose protein sequence is MNKHQISIVSTLIALACACGAPIARAAGTKTETPLPPGVEAVVNDTPIARSDVDGMIEASGQAVTPALREQAKRELIARQLLEQAAEKANYGSRAEVNRVVMRARTVAATDLYVRDNVHPQAVTDAEVKARYDHIVANAAQFEYRAEVIAVADPAEMNTVVAALKQGAAFDTLAKQYNTTPNGGVAQWVELRTPVAEGNTGGLPTPIAQAITSLQPGAVAGPIRIGNALAIVKLDEKRPTVVPGFDAAKKVLRQQLEVEAQQRAMSALVDKLAAQATIQQ, encoded by the coding sequence ATGAACAAGCATCAAATTTCCATTGTTTCCACGCTGATCGCACTCGCGTGCGCCTGCGGGGCCCCGATCGCGCGCGCCGCAGGCACGAAAACCGAAACACCGCTGCCGCCGGGCGTCGAAGCGGTCGTCAACGACACGCCGATCGCGCGCAGCGACGTCGACGGCATGATCGAAGCGTCGGGGCAGGCCGTCACGCCGGCGCTGCGCGAACAGGCCAAACGCGAGCTGATCGCCCGGCAGTTGCTCGAGCAGGCGGCGGAAAAGGCCAACTACGGCAGCCGCGCCGAAGTGAATCGCGTCGTGATGCGCGCCCGCACCGTGGCCGCGACGGATCTCTACGTGCGCGACAACGTGCACCCGCAAGCGGTGACCGATGCGGAGGTGAAGGCGCGCTACGACCATATCGTGGCCAATGCCGCGCAGTTCGAATATCGCGCCGAGGTGATCGCCGTGGCCGATCCGGCCGAGATGAACACGGTGGTCGCGGCGCTGAAGCAGGGCGCGGCGTTCGACACGCTGGCGAAGCAGTACAACACGACGCCGAACGGCGGCGTCGCGCAGTGGGTCGAGCTGCGCACGCCGGTGGCGGAAGGGAACACGGGCGGCCTGCCTACGCCGATCGCGCAGGCGATCACGTCGCTGCAGCCGGGCGCCGTTGCGGGCCCGATCCGGATCGGCAATGCGTTGGCGATCGTGAAGCTCGACGAGAAGCGTCCGACGGTCGTGCCGGGCTTCGATGCCGCGAAGAAGGTGCTGCGCCAGCAACTCGAAGTGGAGGCACAGCAGCGCGCGATGAGCGCGCTGGTGGACAAGCTGGCCGCACAGGCGACGATTCAGCAGTAA
- a CDS encoding glycosyltransferase family 25 protein produces MPALDRPSCAMPAPLSATLPARPAPAVSRTLRVISLNDARGRRGAFAAQNPDLDFAFVDAVDGSALTDADIADSGLFAPGLPYTRGALGIAMTTHRLWTEIAAGDELVTIAEDDAIFRPDFDVTATQFLRAHAEHYDFVAWGYNFDSILRGTIFNDRTPVTMRFDEAALAQAVDDFRTDRGPVLVMNLLEFYGICAYTISPAGARFLLDRCFPLQPEALFSHGLGRTLPNYGIDVAMNKFYAAMRSAAAFPPLAVTMNARDTSTIQR; encoded by the coding sequence ATGCCTGCCCTCGATCGACCCTCGTGCGCGATGCCGGCGCCGTTGTCCGCAACGCTGCCTGCCCGTCCCGCGCCGGCCGTCAGCCGCACGCTTCGCGTGATCTCGCTGAACGATGCGCGCGGCCGCCGCGGTGCCTTCGCCGCGCAGAATCCCGATCTCGATTTCGCATTCGTCGACGCAGTCGACGGAAGCGCGTTGACGGACGCGGATATCGCCGACAGCGGCCTGTTCGCGCCCGGCCTGCCGTACACGCGCGGCGCACTCGGTATCGCGATGACGACGCATCGGCTGTGGACCGAGATTGCTGCCGGCGACGAACTGGTCACGATCGCGGAGGACGACGCGATCTTTCGCCCGGATTTCGACGTGACCGCCACGCAGTTCCTGCGCGCCCACGCCGAGCACTACGATTTCGTCGCGTGGGGCTACAACTTCGACTCGATCCTGCGCGGCACGATCTTCAACGACCGCACGCCGGTGACGATGCGTTTCGACGAAGCCGCGCTGGCGCAGGCGGTCGACGATTTCCGCACCGATCGCGGCCCCGTGCTCGTGATGAACCTGCTCGAGTTCTACGGGATCTGCGCTTACACGATCTCGCCGGCCGGCGCGCGCTTCCTGCTCGATCGTTGCTTTCCGTTGCAACCCGAAGCGCTGTTTTCTCACGGGCTCGGCCGTACGCTGCCGAACTACGGGATCGATGTCGCGATGAACAAGTTCTATGCCGCGATGCGCAGCGCAGCCGCGTTTCCGCCGCTGGCCGTGACGATGAATGCGCGCGACACGTCGACGATTCAACGGTGA
- a CDS encoding undecaprenyl-phosphate glucose phosphotransferase, translated as MKRKRATGNAYAVCAVDTVLIVVVAEITHRDSLWNLASLRIEWLLIGVSALLAAFLLRLAGIGLEGCTRPALRYALRTLALWFVVQGFVFLKMVALTAVTATLLAWFVGWTIGVALALAVFRIGLGIVHGRSLHVPDSPARVAIVGGGAWVERLAESIDTAGAARYRFVGAYRTTGRAVALGDGAFVASDLVSFAASARAEGVDEIWIALPPDDDAAITRVIDEFRHDFVELRLMPDVSKHALFGSHVEDILGEPAISLAAPPLSRRARAAKAIFDRVFAAVVLVVLMPLLLALAVAIKLTSPGPVLFTQRRRGVDGQTFDIYKFRTMRMHVEQPGTVAQATRNDPRVTRIGAFLRRTSLDELPQFVNVLFGDMSVVGPRPHAVEHDAHYRTLVDGYIHRYRIKPGITGWAQVNGLRGETEQLESMQSRVEYDLYYLRNWSFALDLRIIGATVLKAFAHPNAY; from the coding sequence ATGAAGCGCAAGCGCGCAACGGGTAATGCATACGCTGTATGTGCGGTCGACACCGTTCTTATCGTCGTCGTCGCGGAGATCACGCATCGGGATTCGCTGTGGAATCTTGCATCGCTGCGCATCGAATGGCTGCTGATCGGCGTCAGTGCGCTGCTCGCCGCCTTCCTGCTGCGCCTTGCCGGCATCGGTCTCGAAGGCTGCACACGTCCGGCGCTCCGCTACGCGCTGCGCACACTCGCGCTTTGGTTTGTCGTGCAAGGTTTCGTATTCCTGAAGATGGTCGCGCTGACGGCCGTCACGGCGACGCTGCTCGCCTGGTTCGTCGGCTGGACGATCGGTGTGGCGCTCGCGCTCGCCGTATTCCGGATCGGGCTGGGCATCGTCCACGGCCGCAGCCTGCACGTGCCGGACTCGCCTGCGCGCGTCGCGATCGTCGGCGGCGGCGCATGGGTGGAGCGCCTCGCGGAATCGATCGACACGGCCGGCGCGGCGCGCTACCGGTTCGTCGGCGCCTATCGCACGACCGGCCGGGCTGTCGCGCTCGGCGACGGCGCTTTCGTCGCCTCCGACCTTGTCTCGTTCGCGGCATCCGCGCGCGCCGAAGGCGTCGACGAGATCTGGATCGCGCTACCGCCCGACGACGACGCCGCGATCACGCGCGTGATCGACGAATTCCGCCACGACTTCGTCGAACTGCGGCTGATGCCCGACGTCAGCAAGCATGCGCTGTTCGGCAGCCACGTCGAGGACATTCTCGGCGAACCGGCGATCTCGCTGGCCGCGCCGCCGCTGTCGCGCCGCGCACGGGCCGCGAAGGCGATCTTCGACCGCGTGTTCGCGGCCGTCGTCCTGGTCGTGCTGATGCCGCTGCTGCTCGCGCTCGCCGTGGCGATCAAGCTGACGTCGCCGGGCCCCGTGCTGTTCACGCAACGGCGGCGCGGCGTGGACGGCCAGACGTTCGACATCTACAAGTTCCGCACGATGCGCATGCACGTCGAGCAGCCGGGCACGGTCGCGCAGGCCACGCGCAACGACCCGCGCGTGACGAGGATCGGCGCGTTCCTGCGCCGCACGAGCCTCGATGAGCTGCCGCAGTTCGTCAACGTGCTGTTCGGCGACATGTCGGTGGTCGGCCCGCGCCCGCACGCGGTGGAACACGACGCGCATTACCGCACGCTCGTCGACGGCTACATCCACCGTTACCGGATCAAGCCCGGCATCACCGGCTGGGCACAGGTCAACGGCTTGCGCGGTGAGACCGAACAGCTCGAAAGCATGCAGTCGCGCGTCGAATACGACCTCTACTACCTGCGCAACTGGTCGTTCGCGCTCGATCTGCGAATCATTGGGGCGACGGTGTTGAAAGCATTCGCTCACCCGAACGCGTACTGA
- a CDS encoding polysaccharide biosynthesis/export family protein produces MPAAASLPVSAGDAHAPAESLPVPITEIDATLIRQLKADARGAAASHAAAVAGRATAYTLGAGDVLQLTVWDHPELALAQGPQQQANARPSDPPQGFVIDEAGNLQVPYAGNVPVAGLTIDGARQAISVALSRYFVRPKVTVRVASFRAKQIHVDGEVRTPGTVPVNDVPLTLYEAVSRAGGFTAAADQSRIELVRGGVSYALDLPGMLAHGVSPSSVVLRDGDLLRVVPREENGVYVMGEVSRPITALPLRTGRLTLSDALSQAGSFNSASADAAQLYVIRGASSGAPRVFHLDARSPVAMVLANQFDLQPKDIVYVDSNSLVRASRVLNLLLPAINAGLTGAIVTK; encoded by the coding sequence ATGCCTGCCGCGGCCAGCCTGCCGGTATCGGCCGGCGACGCACACGCGCCTGCCGAGTCGCTGCCGGTGCCGATCACCGAAATCGACGCCACGCTGATCCGTCAGTTGAAGGCCGATGCGCGCGGCGCGGCCGCAAGCCACGCCGCCGCCGTCGCCGGTCGCGCCACCGCCTACACGCTCGGTGCGGGCGACGTGCTGCAGCTTACCGTCTGGGATCACCCGGAGCTCGCGCTCGCACAAGGCCCACAGCAGCAGGCCAACGCACGCCCGTCCGATCCGCCGCAGGGCTTCGTGATCGACGAAGCCGGCAACCTGCAGGTGCCCTATGCAGGCAACGTGCCGGTTGCGGGCCTGACGATCGACGGTGCACGTCAGGCCATCTCGGTCGCGCTTTCGCGCTACTTCGTGAGACCGAAGGTCACGGTACGTGTCGCATCGTTCCGCGCGAAGCAGATTCACGTCGACGGCGAAGTCCGCACACCCGGCACCGTGCCGGTCAACGACGTGCCGCTGACGCTGTACGAAGCCGTCAGCCGCGCGGGCGGCTTCACCGCAGCGGCCGACCAGAGCCGCATCGAGCTGGTGCGCGGCGGCGTGTCTTACGCGCTGGACCTGCCCGGCATGCTCGCGCACGGCGTGAGTCCGTCCAGCGTCGTGCTGCGCGACGGCGATCTGCTGCGCGTGGTGCCGCGCGAAGAAAACGGCGTGTACGTAATGGGCGAAGTCAGCCGACCGATCACCGCGCTGCCGCTGCGCACTGGCCGCCTGACGCTGAGCGATGCGCTGTCGCAGGCCGGCAGCTTCAACAGCGCAAGCGCGGACGCCGCACAGCTTTACGTGATCCGCGGCGCATCGAGCGGTGCGCCGCGCGTGTTCCACCTCGATGCGCGCTCGCCCGTCGCGATGGTGCTGGCCAATCAGTTCGACCTGCAACCCAAGGACATCGTCTACGTGGACAGCAACAGCCTCGTGCGCGCCAGCCGCGTGCTGAATCTGTTGCTGCCGGCGATCAATGCCGGATTGACCGGCGCGATCGTCACGAAATGA
- a CDS encoding low molecular weight protein-tyrosine-phosphatase has protein sequence MIRNILVVCTGNICRSPIGEGLLRSRLPDVEIASAGTSALVGESADDFAVAVSAESGIDLSAHRAQQLTAALVLGADVVLTMEARHKRAIVERYPFALGRVFQLDGQGGMDVPDPYMKPIDAFRQAFCQIERGVNAWVPKIAALK, from the coding sequence ATGATTCGAAACATCCTCGTCGTCTGCACCGGAAACATCTGCCGCAGCCCAATCGGCGAGGGGCTGCTGCGCTCGCGACTGCCAGACGTTGAAATCGCCTCGGCCGGCACGTCGGCGCTCGTCGGGGAGTCGGCCGACGACTTCGCCGTCGCTGTGTCGGCAGAGTCGGGAATCGACCTCTCCGCGCACCGCGCACAACAGCTCACTGCGGCACTGGTTCTGGGCGCGGACGTCGTCCTGACGATGGAGGCGCGCCACAAGCGAGCGATCGTCGAGCGCTATCCGTTCGCGTTGGGGCGTGTATTCCAGCTCGACGGGCAAGGCGGCATGGACGTGCCGGATCCGTACATGAAGCCGATCGATGCATTCCGGCAGGCCTTCTGTCAGATCGAACGCGGCGTAAACGCGTGGGTGCCGAAGATCGCGGCACTGAAGTGA
- a CDS encoding polysaccharide biosynthesis tyrosine autokinase — protein sequence MNRASGPLPETDLGDEPELVRYVDLVLTNRWLVAGVAAIVFTVGTAYVLLARPAYESNLLIQVEDNTGSADTLLGSVSSLFDAKIQAAAEIEILKSRMVVDHAVKNLRLYIEATPKRFPLVGTAIAARTPGLSRPGLLGLGGYGWANESIDIGTFDVPKAFEDETFELTALSGGRFRLDNGDLDRPIEGALGQLVESTQAGGTFRIRVSALQGNPGVVFRVKRRSELKTLQKLQRQLNVSEIRKQSNVINVSLKGEDPDTVANILNTIGSAYVAQNVKRKSAEAEKSLAFLESVAPQLKQNLERAEAKYNAMRRKRGTFDLGIEAQAYLQDSIATQATLLALQQKRADASTRFAPGHPDMQALDRQIDGAKQKIDALSARLRAFPDIEQDELRLRRDVEVGNAMYVGVLNNIQQLKLVSAGKVGNVREVDNAPVPEEPVEPRKALILALSAILGAMLGLMAAIAREALFGGVKDAGDIERRTGLTVYGTIPDSSAQRAAEVSAKRHRSIPQLLADENPHDPAIESLKSLRTALGLALLDADNNRVLLTGPSPGIGKSFVSANLAAVMAAAGHRVLLVDADMRRGHLNESFDVPSSPGLSDVLAGHVQLRGATRRVTDALDFLPAGTPSPRASELLLGESTLRSLDEMSAAYDVVIIDTPPVLAVSDATILAPHCATTFLVTRARQTTIGEIAESAKQLNRISSGLLGVLFNGVDTRAFGYRSRYGAYRYAPYGPVEPSDGTRPAAGHRACAQREAS from the coding sequence ATGAACCGGGCTTCCGGCCCGTTACCCGAAACAGACCTCGGCGACGAACCGGAACTCGTACGCTATGTCGACCTGGTGCTGACCAACCGCTGGCTGGTGGCCGGCGTCGCGGCGATCGTCTTCACCGTCGGCACCGCGTATGTGCTGCTGGCGCGGCCGGCCTACGAGTCGAATCTGCTGATTCAGGTCGAAGACAACACGGGCTCCGCCGATACGCTGCTCGGTAGCGTGTCGTCACTCTTCGACGCGAAGATCCAGGCCGCCGCCGAAATCGAAATCCTGAAGTCGCGAATGGTTGTCGACCATGCCGTCAAGAACCTGCGCCTGTATATCGAAGCCACGCCGAAGCGCTTCCCGCTGGTCGGCACTGCAATCGCCGCGCGTACGCCCGGCCTGTCACGCCCCGGCCTGCTCGGGCTTGGCGGCTACGGCTGGGCCAACGAATCGATCGACATCGGCACGTTCGACGTCCCGAAGGCGTTCGAAGACGAAACGTTCGAACTGACGGCACTTTCCGGCGGCCGCTTCCGACTGGACAACGGCGATCTCGACCGGCCGATCGAAGGCGCGCTCGGGCAGCTCGTCGAATCGACACAGGCCGGCGGCACCTTCCGCATTCGCGTGAGTGCGCTTCAGGGTAATCCGGGCGTGGTGTTCCGGGTGAAGCGTCGCTCCGAACTCAAGACGCTGCAAAAGCTGCAGAGGCAGCTGAACGTGTCGGAAATCCGCAAGCAGAGCAACGTCATCAACGTGTCGCTGAAGGGTGAAGATCCGGACACGGTCGCGAACATCCTCAACACGATCGGCAGCGCATACGTTGCCCAGAACGTCAAGCGTAAATCGGCGGAGGCCGAGAAGTCGCTCGCATTCCTCGAGAGCGTCGCACCGCAATTGAAGCAGAACCTGGAACGGGCCGAAGCGAAATACAACGCGATGCGGCGCAAGCGGGGCACGTTCGATCTCGGCATCGAGGCGCAAGCCTATCTGCAGGACAGCATCGCCACGCAGGCGACGCTGCTCGCGCTGCAGCAAAAGCGCGCGGACGCGTCCACGCGGTTCGCGCCCGGCCATCCCGACATGCAGGCGCTCGATCGGCAGATCGACGGCGCGAAACAGAAAATCGACGCATTGTCAGCCCGCCTGCGCGCGTTTCCCGATATCGAACAGGACGAACTGCGGTTGCGACGCGATGTCGAGGTCGGCAACGCGATGTACGTCGGTGTGTTGAACAACATCCAGCAACTCAAGCTGGTGTCGGCGGGAAAAGTCGGCAACGTGCGCGAAGTGGATAACGCGCCTGTTCCGGAGGAACCGGTCGAACCGCGCAAGGCGCTGATCCTCGCGCTGTCCGCCATCCTGGGCGCAATGCTGGGCCTCATGGCAGCGATTGCGCGCGAAGCGTTGTTCGGCGGAGTGAAGGATGCAGGCGACATCGAGCGCCGCACCGGCCTGACGGTCTACGGCACGATACCCGACTCGTCGGCACAGCGCGCGGCCGAGGTATCGGCCAAGCGGCACCGGAGCATCCCGCAGTTGCTCGCGGACGAGAATCCACACGACCCGGCCATCGAGAGTCTGAAAAGCCTGCGCACGGCGCTCGGCCTCGCGCTGCTGGATGCCGACAACAACCGCGTGCTGCTGACCGGGCCGAGCCCGGGCATCGGCAAATCGTTCGTGTCGGCCAACCTGGCCGCCGTGATGGCCGCCGCCGGCCACCGCGTGCTGCTGGTGGACGCCGACATGCGGCGCGGCCATCTGAACGAATCCTTCGACGTACCAAGCTCGCCCGGGTTGTCGGACGTACTGGCCGGGCATGTCCAGCTGCGCGGCGCGACGCGCCGCGTAACGGACGCGCTGGACTTCCTGCCGGCGGGCACCCCGTCGCCGCGCGCGTCCGAGTTGCTGCTCGGTGAATCGACGCTTCGCTCACTCGACGAGATGAGCGCCGCCTACGACGTCGTGATCATCGATACGCCGCCGGTGCTCGCCGTATCGGACGCCACCATTCTGGCACCGCACTGCGCGACGACGTTCCTCGTCACGCGCGCCCGACAGACGACAATCGGCGAAATCGCCGAGTCGGCGAAACAGTTGAACCGGATCTCGTCGGGTCTGCTCGGCGTGCTTTTCAACGGCGTCGATACGCGTGCATTCGGTTACCGCTCCCGATACGGTGCATATCGCTATGCGCCATACGGCCCGGTCGAACCGAGCGACGGCACGCGTCCTGCCGCCGGCCACCGGGCATGCGCGCAGCGGGAGGCATCGTGA
- a CDS encoding glycosyltransferase family 4 protein, with protein MHVVETWVGGIATYVGALAREQIALGNEVLLICDPDKMVGTAGMEGLTLIGYRSSRHPARIIRVAREIRALLQAAAPDVVHCHSTFPGLYVRLLRHRRAKVLYTPHAWAFLKRDVGIATRFGYALTERVLARRCDRIVCMSLDELRAARKYRMPMSKVDLVYTGIAGDDARTAVDGPRRSATIRVGYFGRLDYQKGFDIVLDAVPTLKPDIEVNVYGTAVRGGVETGRTSDERIVYHGWVDAATTKAAMQAMDVVIVPSRWEGLALVPIEAMRAGKVVVVSGESSLPEQVIHGYNGIILTELTGQCLADNLNRLTADTCRRMGDNARHVFDHTFRKEHFLKSLMRIYEQA; from the coding sequence GTGCACGTCGTCGAAACATGGGTGGGCGGCATCGCCACCTACGTTGGCGCGCTGGCTCGCGAGCAGATCGCCCTCGGTAACGAAGTCCTGCTGATTTGCGATCCGGACAAAATGGTCGGCACGGCCGGCATGGAAGGACTGACGCTGATCGGCTACCGGTCGAGCCGGCATCCGGCTCGCATCATCCGTGTTGCGCGCGAAATCCGGGCATTGCTGCAGGCCGCTGCCCCCGACGTGGTCCATTGTCACAGCACATTCCCCGGCCTGTATGTGCGCCTGCTCCGGCATCGTCGCGCGAAGGTCCTGTACACGCCCCATGCGTGGGCGTTCCTGAAGCGAGACGTCGGCATCGCGACGCGGTTCGGGTATGCGCTGACGGAACGCGTGCTGGCCCGGCGGTGCGACCGGATCGTCTGCATGTCGCTCGACGAGCTGCGGGCCGCCCGCAAGTACCGGATGCCGATGTCCAAGGTGGATCTCGTCTATACCGGCATCGCCGGAGACGACGCCAGGACCGCCGTCGATGGTCCCCGCCGCAGCGCGACGATCCGCGTCGGCTACTTCGGACGCCTCGATTACCAGAAGGGTTTCGACATCGTGCTCGATGCCGTGCCGACGCTGAAGCCGGACATCGAAGTCAACGTGTACGGGACAGCCGTGCGCGGTGGCGTCGAGACGGGCCGCACCAGCGACGAGCGGATCGTTTACCACGGGTGGGTCGATGCCGCGACGACGAAGGCTGCGATGCAGGCCATGGACGTCGTGATCGTGCCGTCCCGCTGGGAAGGGCTGGCGCTGGTGCCGATCGAGGCGATGCGTGCGGGCAAGGTGGTGGTCGTGTCCGGAGAAAGCTCGCTGCCCGAGCAGGTGATCCATGGCTACAACGGAATCATCCTCACCGAACTCACCGGCCAATGCCTGGCCGACAACCTGAACCGCCTGACGGCCGACACCTGCCGGCGCATGGGCGACAACGCCCGGCACGTGTTCGACCACACCTTCAGGAAGGAGCATTTCCTGAAATCGCTGATGCGGATCTATGAACAAGCCTGA